A window of Photobacterium sp. GJ3 contains these coding sequences:
- a CDS encoding M48 family metallopeptidase, protein MLRFVKKPVCLLLCALLSTPTMSWADASLEDLPEIGTTAAATLTIEKELEYGDAYMRMLRASKPIIHDPLLSEYVQNLGHQLVANAQDVRTPFEFFLIQNREVNAFAFFGGHVALHSGLFLHAQSESELASVVAHEIAHITQRHLARSMEDQAKKSPATMAALIGSLMLAIASPEAGIAAIQATTAASVQGQINYTRSNEMEADRIGIATLAKSGFDVQAMPTFFGRLADQYRYASTPPAMLLTHPLPESRISDTRSRAAQYPPRRVPISETYLLAQARIIARYANLDSRNAMDWLNRKGKNASGAEKMAVDYGKALVLMDSGKYDEASDLLTPLLSAEPGNRFFIDSATDLDLFQKRYDSAINRLQQALKSNPANAVLRLNLAHAFLEAGRAQDGLSILSRYSYDNPNDVNGWSMMAEAYATIGRRDGELAARAELMALRGDWEKAIQNYIQASQMVKVGSLDQARYDARIDQLRLARARFADL, encoded by the coding sequence ATGCTTCGATTTGTCAAAAAGCCAGTTTGTTTGCTGCTCTGTGCTTTGCTGAGCACCCCGACGATGTCCTGGGCCGATGCCTCGCTGGAAGATCTGCCTGAAATCGGCACGACTGCAGCCGCTACGCTGACCATCGAAAAAGAGCTGGAATACGGCGATGCGTATATGCGGATGCTGCGCGCCAGTAAACCCATCATTCATGACCCGTTGTTGTCTGAATATGTTCAGAACCTGGGCCATCAATTAGTGGCCAATGCACAGGATGTCCGCACGCCGTTCGAGTTTTTTCTGATCCAGAACCGCGAAGTCAACGCATTTGCATTCTTTGGCGGACATGTCGCACTACATTCCGGACTTTTCCTTCATGCGCAAAGTGAAAGTGAACTGGCTTCCGTAGTCGCGCACGAAATTGCGCACATCACGCAGCGCCATCTGGCCCGGAGCATGGAAGATCAGGCGAAGAAATCTCCGGCAACCATGGCCGCACTCATCGGCTCGCTGATGCTGGCCATTGCATCCCCCGAAGCTGGCATTGCTGCGATTCAAGCCACCACAGCCGCTTCAGTGCAAGGGCAAATCAATTACACCCGCAGTAACGAAATGGAAGCGGATCGGATCGGGATTGCAACACTGGCAAAATCTGGTTTCGATGTTCAGGCCATGCCAACTTTCTTTGGTCGTCTGGCCGATCAGTACCGCTATGCCAGCACGCCGCCAGCCATGCTGCTGACGCACCCCCTCCCCGAATCCCGAATTTCCGATACCCGAAGCCGTGCGGCACAATATCCGCCGCGCCGGGTGCCAATCTCTGAAACCTACTTGCTGGCACAGGCTCGCATCATTGCGCGATACGCCAATTTAGACAGCCGCAATGCAATGGACTGGTTAAACAGAAAAGGTAAAAATGCCAGCGGTGCGGAAAAAATGGCCGTCGATTACGGGAAAGCACTGGTTCTGATGGACAGCGGAAAATACGACGAAGCATCCGATTTACTGACGCCTCTCCTGTCGGCAGAGCCGGGCAATCGCTTTTTTATTGATTCGGCAACCGATCTGGATCTGTTCCAGAAACGCTATGACAGTGCCATCAACCGATTACAGCAGGCGCTCAAGTCAAACCCGGCCAATGCCGTGCTCAGACTGAATCTGGCCCATGCTTTTCTGGAAGCTGGCCGGGCTCAGGACGGCCTGTCTATCCTGAGTCGTTACAGCTACGACAACCCCAATGATGTGAATGGCTGGAGCATGATGGCTGAAGCCTATGCCACCATCGGACGCCGCGACGGCGAGCTGGCTGCCCGAGCCGAACTCATGGCACTGCGTGGCGACTGGGAAAAAGCGATTCAGAACTACATTCAGGCCAGCCAGATGGTCAAAGTCGGCTCGCTGGATCAGGCCCGATATGATGCCCGGATCGATCAGCTGCGGTTGGCGCGGGCCCGTTTTGCGGATTTATAA
- the arsC gene encoding arsenate reductase (glutaredoxin) (This arsenate reductase requires both glutathione and glutaredoxin to convert arsenate to arsenite, after which the efflux transporter formed by ArsA and ArsB can extrude the arsenite from the cell, providing resistance.) — translation MPITIYHNPRCSKSRETLNLLENQGIAPEVIQYLNDTPTAAQLAELQRKLGFDSARQMMRTKEDLYKSLNLGDASVSEQDLLDAMAANPKLIERPIVVNGDKAALGRPPEQVLDIL, via the coding sequence ATGCCGATTACGATTTACCACAATCCACGCTGCTCAAAAAGCCGCGAAACGCTGAACCTGCTCGAAAATCAGGGCATTGCTCCGGAAGTCATTCAATACCTGAACGACACACCAACGGCTGCTCAGCTGGCTGAATTACAACGGAAACTCGGGTTTGATTCTGCCCGTCAGATGATGCGGACCAAAGAAGACCTCTATAAATCCCTGAATCTGGGCGATGCGTCTGTCTCAGAGCAGGATCTGCTGGATGCCATGGCAGCCAACCCGAAACTGATTGAGCGCCCGATTGTTGTGAATGGTGACAAAGCCGCACTGGGCCGCCCTCCCGAGCAAGTGCTGGATATTCTGTAA
- a CDS encoding DUF2069 domain-containing protein, with product MKPMSQTTQNLRYFALTANLSLLLWVVLWQSVISPHPHLNNYVVAGMWSLPLLLPLKGMLEGKPYTHAWANFILMFYFLHALTLLWTDGGERWLALVELGLTTAAFFGNILFARARGRELGNQLKKLSQVEREEREAHGDK from the coding sequence ATGAAACCAATGAGCCAGACCACGCAGAATCTGCGCTATTTTGCCCTGACCGCCAACCTGTCCCTGCTGCTTTGGGTCGTGCTGTGGCAAAGCGTGATTTCGCCGCACCCACACCTGAACAACTATGTGGTTGCGGGGATGTGGAGTTTGCCTTTACTGCTGCCTTTGAAAGGCATGTTGGAAGGAAAGCCCTATACCCACGCCTGGGCGAACTTCATCCTGATGTTCTATTTTCTGCATGCACTGACATTGCTTTGGACCGATGGCGGGGAACGCTGGCTGGCGCTGGTTGAACTGGGCCTGACGACTGCAGCCTTCTTCGGCAATATTTTATTTGCCAGGGCCAGAGGGCGCGAACTGGGCAATCAACTGAAAAAGCTGTCCCAGGTTGAGCGTGAAGAGCGAGAAGCTCACGGTGACAAGTAA
- a CDS encoding sulfurtransferase TusA family protein, with protein MEIPALDLTQTRCPMALLLAKRGCRELASGQSLELRICDAGARQDIPRYLLNQGYEVLVQTDNSRLFVITVTKRL; from the coding sequence ATGGAAATACCTGCTCTGGATTTAACCCAAACCCGTTGTCCGATGGCGCTTTTGCTGGCCAAGAGAGGGTGTCGTGAACTGGCGTCTGGGCAGTCTCTGGAGCTCCGAATCTGTGATGCCGGCGCCCGACAGGATATACCCCGCTATCTGCTGAATCAGGGCTATGAGGTGCTTGTTCAGACAGATAATTCACGGTTATTTGTGATTACCGTAACTAAAAGGTTGTGA
- a CDS encoding AI-2E family transporter produces the protein MLEMISRWYQRRFSDPHAVSLVAILLVGFITIYFFGNLIAPLLAAIVLAYLLEWPVMYLTRLRVPRTLAVTLVLLLFSGLMVMAVFGLIPVIWHQVTNLLSDVPSMFNDLQRYVSSLPERYPELVQPEQITTVMNSLREKVLGMGETALKGSVASLLSLATLAVYLILVPLLVFFLLKDKEEMMATLGRLLPRNRRLASKVGAEMNEQISNYIRGKVTEIIIVGIASYITFALLDLRYSLLLAVLVGFSVLIPYIGAAAVTVPVAMVGLFQWGLSPDFWWLLVAYGIIQALDGNVLVPVLFSEAVNLHPVAIIVSVLVFGGLWGFWGVFFAIPLATLVKAVWHALPATDHLEDTP, from the coding sequence ATGCTGGAAATGATAAGTCGCTGGTATCAGCGCAGATTTTCTGACCCGCACGCGGTCAGTTTGGTGGCGATCCTCTTGGTGGGTTTCATCACCATTTACTTTTTCGGCAACCTGATTGCACCCCTGCTTGCAGCCATCGTGCTGGCTTACCTGCTGGAATGGCCGGTGATGTACCTGACACGGCTCCGGGTGCCCCGTACCCTTGCTGTCACTCTGGTACTGCTGCTGTTTTCCGGGCTGATGGTGATGGCGGTGTTTGGCCTGATCCCGGTGATCTGGCATCAGGTTACGAACCTGTTGTCTGATGTGCCCAGTATGTTCAATGACCTGCAGCGTTATGTCTCCAGCCTGCCGGAACGTTATCCGGAACTGGTTCAGCCAGAGCAGATCACCACAGTGATGAACAGTCTGCGCGAAAAAGTACTGGGTATGGGCGAAACCGCGCTGAAGGGGTCTGTCGCTTCGTTGCTGAGCCTGGCGACGTTGGCCGTTTATCTGATCCTGGTGCCGCTGCTGGTGTTCTTCCTGCTGAAAGACAAAGAGGAAATGATGGCGACGCTTGGCCGTCTGTTGCCGCGAAATCGCCGTCTTGCCAGTAAAGTTGGCGCCGAAATGAATGAGCAGATCTCCAACTATATTCGTGGCAAAGTGACCGAAATCATTATCGTTGGTATTGCCAGCTATATTACCTTTGCATTGCTTGATTTGCGGTACTCGTTGCTGCTGGCGGTGCTGGTTGGTTTCTCGGTGCTGATCCCTTATATCGGTGCCGCGGCTGTGACGGTGCCGGTTGCCATGGTCGGGCTGTTCCAGTGGGGGCTGAGCCCGGATTTCTGGTGGCTGCTGGTGGCTTACGGCATCATTCAGGCGCTGGATGGTAATGTGCTTGTGCCTGTGCTGTTCTCGGAAGCGGTGAACCTGCATCCGGTGGCCATCATTGTCTCCGTGCTGGTCTTTGGTGGATTGTGGGGGTTCTGGGGCGTCTTTTTTGCCATTCCGCTCGCGACACTGGTGAAGGCTGTCTGGCATGCCTTGCCGGCCACAGATCATCTTGAGGACACACCTTAA
- the wrbA gene encoding NAD(P)H:quinone oxidoreductase — protein MHQILVLYYSRHGSTRQLARQIARGIAQIPGCEAVLRTVPDIDDHAQLMSQPSGDPFVTQSDLENCAGLALGSPVRFGNMAAPLKHFIDSTSAQWLSGTLIGKPACVFTASSSMHGGQETTLQSMMLPLLHHGMLVLGLPYSEPLLHTTQSGGTPYGASHLNQNDGLTQEESTLAQALGKRLAQTARLLDP, from the coding sequence ATGCATCAGATTCTGGTGCTTTATTACAGCCGTCATGGCAGTACCCGCCAGCTCGCCCGCCAGATTGCCCGGGGGATAGCTCAGATCCCCGGCTGTGAAGCGGTGCTCAGAACCGTGCCGGACATTGACGACCATGCCCAGCTGATGTCCCAGCCTTCCGGCGACCCTTTCGTCACGCAATCGGATCTGGAAAATTGCGCGGGTCTGGCGCTTGGCAGCCCGGTTCGGTTCGGGAACATGGCTGCCCCGCTGAAGCATTTTATCGACAGTACCAGCGCGCAGTGGTTATCAGGGACCCTGATTGGAAAACCCGCCTGTGTCTTTACCGCTTCCTCTTCCATGCATGGTGGCCAGGAAACGACGCTGCAATCGATGATGCTGCCGTTATTGCATCATGGCATGCTGGTGCTGGGGCTGCCTTATTCTGAACCCTTGCTGCACACCACCCAGTCTGGTGGAACGCCCTACGGCGCTTCACATCTGAATCAGAATGATGGCCTGACGCAGGAAGAATCTACACTGGCACAGGCACTCGGCAAAAGACTGGCACAAACCGCCAGACTGCTTGATCCCTAA